CTAGCTAGCCCGCCCCGCCAGCCCTTTGCGGTAAATAAGGTCGCGCTGCACATCCTGCCCCAGCCGGAACGCCACCGCCCCCACTTCGTGAAAGCCGAAGCGCTGGTAAAAGGCCTGGGCGCGCGTGTTGTGCTCCCACACGCCCAGCACCACGGCCGTCGCCTGGGCCGCCGCCGCCACCTCCAGGGCACGGCGCATGAGCGCGCCCCCCAGCCCGGTACCAATCCAGTCCTCCAACACGTAGAGCTGCTTGACTTCGAGCTGTCGGCTAGCGGGGGCGTCGTCGGGCAGGCCCAGCCGCGATTCCTCCTGGAGTAGGGCGTAGCCCACGGTCTGGCCCTGCATCTCGGCCAGCAGGCAGGTGCAGCGCGGGTCTTGCAGCTGGGCTAGCTGCAAGTCGGGGCCATAGGTCTCGGCCAGGTAGGCCGCCATATCCTCGGGGGTATTACTGGCCGCAAAGGTTTCGCTGAAGGTTTGGCGGCCCAGCGCCGCCAGGCGGGTGGCCGTGGCCAGGTTGGCCTTGGCCACGGCAATACGAAGGGGAGAAGACATAGGCCCGTAAAGGTCGGCAGCGCCTCCCAATCTTACTTACGCAGCTACGTGGGTCGGTGCAGCCCCACGCGCCAGCCCGCATAATTGGTGAGCGCCCCCGCGCTCAGGCCCACCAGGGTTTTGGCCAGCGGCCCGGCACCCAGCACCCCTAGCCGGCGCCAGTCATACAGCAGCACGTACAGTTGCAGGGCATAGCCAATCATGAACAATACGCCCGCCGCAATGAGTAGCCCGGCCACTATACGGCGCGAAGCGGGCGTCAGGATGACGCGGGAGGTAGGGCGACGGGCAGAAGGCATGATTGCCGACTAAACACACCGGCCCGGCGCGATGTTCCCTTGTTAAATACCCGCGCGCACGTACCTTTGCTTCACCAACACCCCCGCGAGAGTAGCTCAGTTGGTAGAGCATCAGCTTCCCAAGCTGAGGGTCGCGAGTTCGAACCTCGTTTCTCGCTCAGTAATTAACGGCCATCCGGATGCAAGTCTGGGTGGCCGTTTCAGTTTAGCTTTAGCGGCCGACAGCAGGCTAGCCGCCACCTTTTTATTGATGATAAACGAACCACCATCCCCCGCGCTGCGCACCGTCGAGGTTACGCGCTACATCACACCGCTGCGGGAGGGCGGCTCGCTGCCCGCCCTGGTCGAGGCCGACGATGGGTTTCGCTACGTGCTCAAGTTTCGGGGGGCCGGCCAGGGAATTAAGGTGCTGATTGCCGAGCTGCTGATTGGTGAGCTGGCCCGCGCGCTGGGTTTGCGCGTGCCCGAACTGGTATTTGCGGAGTTGAGCGAAGCCTTCGGC
The genomic region above belongs to Hymenobacter sp. BRD128 and contains:
- a CDS encoding GNAT family N-acetyltransferase, whose translation is MSSPLRIAVAKANLATATRLAALGRQTFSETFAASNTPEDMAAYLAETYGPDLQLAQLQDPRCTCLLAEMQGQTVGYALLQEESRLGLPDDAPASRQLEVKQLYVLEDWIGTGLGGALMRRALEVAAAAQATAVVLGVWEHNTRAQAFYQRFGFHEVGAVAFRLGQDVQRDLIYRKGLAGRAS